The Manihot esculenta cultivar AM560-2 chromosome 1, M.esculenta_v8, whole genome shotgun sequence genome has a window encoding:
- the LOC110620857 gene encoding uncharacterized protein LOC110620857: MAFTISDCGLSRLSIFNRYESFSPQFLHRRPTLIPSTQSPRLPVIQCSLTNSTGGKTLKTCKNCKTQFDPSLNHPSACRFHTAHFGGETKRKFESVYSGGTMDTPDSGRVFQYWHCCGSEDPFDPGCTAAPHSSYDE, from the exons ATGGCCTTCACTATATCCGACTGTGGACTTAGTCGCTTATCCATATTTAATCGGTACGAATCGTTTTCTCCCCAATTCCTCCACCGGAGACCCACCTTGATTCCGAGCACACAATCGCCAAGATTGCCTGTGATTCAGTGCTCATTAACAAATTCCACCGGGGGCAAAAcccttaaaacatgcaagaactGCAAAACCCAATTCGACCCTTCTCTCAATCACCCTAGCGCTTGTCGATTCCATACTGCCCATTTTGGAG GAGAAACAAAGAGGAAGTTTGAGAGTGTTTACTCTGGAGGCACTATGGATACTCCTGACTCTGGCAGAGTTTTTCAATATTGGCATTGCTGCGGATCTGAAGATCCTTTTGACCCTGGATGTACTGCTGCACCTCACTCCTCCTATGATGAATGA